A genomic region of Oceaniferula marina contains the following coding sequences:
- a CDS encoding 3-keto-disaccharide hydrolase, whose amino-acid sequence MSNIIAILLSTSLGLGHLFAEDPDKQKEKWVHLTQCVTEGNWKVNDEGIIQLQPRHGEQGWKRYGSYLWLRQSYADFICRFEYLHPKGGNSGFYFRVKDKNNPVETGIEIQILDSFGKKGKLTHHDCGGVIFTQGPAKNMSKPANQWNQMTVRCVKSHLQVWLNGEKIQDLQLDKTELNNRPLNGHIGFQDHGLPMQLRNISIQEVSKP is encoded by the coding sequence ATGTCCAACATCATTGCTATCCTGCTATCGACGAGTCTTGGGCTCGGCCACTTGTTTGCTGAAGACCCCGACAAGCAAAAAGAGAAATGGGTTCATCTGACCCAATGTGTCACCGAGGGCAATTGGAAGGTAAACGACGAGGGTATCATCCAACTTCAGCCGCGTCATGGCGAACAAGGATGGAAACGATATGGTTCCTACCTCTGGCTAAGACAAAGCTATGCTGATTTTATTTGCCGATTTGAATACCTCCACCCCAAAGGGGGGAACAGCGGTTTTTACTTCCGAGTAAAAGACAAAAACAATCCCGTAGAGACGGGTATCGAAATCCAAATTCTCGATTCCTTTGGCAAAAAAGGCAAACTCACCCACCACGATTGCGGAGGGGTGATCTTCACCCAAGGCCCGGCCAAAAATATGTCCAAACCGGCCAATCAATGGAATCAAATGACTGTGCGCTGCGTCAAAAGCCACCTGCAAGTCTGGCTAAATGGAGAAAAGATCCAAGACCTACAGCTAGACAAAACAGAGTTAAACAACCGCCCCCTCAACGGACACATCGGTTTTCAAGACCACGGACTGCCAATGCAATTGCGCAATATCAGTATCCAGGAGGTATCAAAACCCTGA
- a CDS encoding tetratricopeptide repeat protein produces the protein MNIVSFLCSVFSLAVVCISVAAEPLPLSKEYWKDEAFLKSFNGSYQINARIEPSVSSEERGLLVSIQKLMAEGKREDALKKLQASPLLKTSAALAYNAGNIQFELDQLEAAEKSYLQALERFPQFRRAHRNLGSLYARMDQWDKAIPRLEEAIRLGDQDGSTYGLLAYGRLQDEQYASALQAYRLAQVTQPQAIDWKAGVAQCLQHLDRNQEAMVLVEEVIKVRPLEPSYYLMQASIHLAMDQSDEAISNLEWVRRIEKLDAENHLLLASLHLRAGRPLLARPLMLAALEMEGKPDVQAAVNALEFVTRVRNWELAREFADALVNAFPDLPDGKLKQKQQRLGALIDIDSGQNPSRGAGVLASLIKRDPLDGESLLLLAKFRVSEKRYQEAEMLLKQASQVEDVAYDSHVETAKLCVTTKRYRDALDLLDQALELRPSEHLEQYRSAVQGLAEASE, from the coding sequence ATGAATATTGTTAGTTTTCTATGTTCCGTATTCAGCCTCGCTGTAGTCTGTATATCCGTTGCGGCTGAGCCTCTGCCATTGTCCAAGGAGTATTGGAAGGATGAGGCGTTTTTAAAATCGTTTAATGGATCTTATCAGATTAATGCGAGGATCGAGCCATCGGTGAGTTCCGAAGAACGAGGCTTGCTCGTGTCTATCCAAAAGCTCATGGCGGAAGGTAAGCGGGAAGACGCCCTGAAAAAGCTTCAAGCAAGTCCCTTGCTCAAGACCTCTGCAGCCTTGGCTTACAATGCCGGGAATATTCAGTTTGAACTCGACCAGCTTGAGGCGGCTGAAAAGAGTTACCTTCAGGCATTAGAGCGTTTTCCCCAATTCAGGCGGGCTCATAGAAATCTGGGGTCCTTGTATGCCCGCATGGACCAGTGGGATAAGGCCATACCTCGCTTGGAGGAGGCCATTCGTTTGGGTGACCAGGATGGCAGCACGTATGGTCTGCTGGCTTATGGACGACTTCAAGACGAGCAGTATGCTTCAGCATTGCAGGCATACCGACTCGCCCAAGTGACGCAACCTCAAGCAATCGACTGGAAAGCGGGGGTGGCCCAGTGTTTGCAGCATTTGGATCGCAACCAAGAAGCCATGGTGTTGGTTGAGGAAGTGATCAAGGTGCGTCCCTTGGAGCCGTCGTATTACCTGATGCAGGCTTCGATTCATTTGGCGATGGATCAGAGCGACGAGGCCATCAGCAACCTGGAGTGGGTCCGACGGATAGAAAAATTGGATGCGGAGAACCATTTACTTCTGGCCAGTTTACATTTGCGCGCCGGGCGGCCACTGTTGGCGCGACCTCTGATGCTGGCTGCGCTTGAGATGGAGGGGAAACCAGATGTCCAAGCGGCGGTCAATGCTCTTGAGTTTGTCACTCGGGTGAGAAATTGGGAGCTGGCTCGCGAGTTTGCCGATGCCTTGGTCAACGCCTTTCCAGATTTACCGGATGGGAAACTCAAGCAAAAGCAGCAACGGTTGGGTGCTCTCATCGATATTGATTCCGGGCAGAACCCCTCACGAGGAGCCGGGGTGTTGGCCTCTCTCATCAAACGCGACCCGTTGGACGGGGAGTCATTGCTTTTATTGGCAAAGTTCAGGGTGTCGGAGAAACGGTACCAAGAAGCCGAAATGTTGTTGAAGCAGGCCTCACAGGTTGAGGACGTTGCTTATGACTCCCATGTCGAGACGGCCAAACTGTGCGTGACGACCAAGCGTTACCGTGATGCGTTGGATCTCTTGGATCAAGCGTTAGAGCTTCGTCCAAGTGAACACCTTGAGCAGTATCGTTCAGCAGTCCAAGGACTGGCCGAGGCCTCGGAGTAA
- a CDS encoding energy transducer TonB has protein sequence MRLASIFLGIAITVVLLAALVLTRMMVLVSPEVEYEIREVDTVTLPEPPPPPAEEPVTDDAPPPPPPALADLTALPDVQLPAVPVSQVKIDPTTAVDAFFTDQPPSPLPQPTAPRKQVKGPKKSARPSPQVNVRPKVKSQYSLGELDQKPRLLRNPSVTFPRSIRNASSGRVVVRVTILPSGKSQFLSVVSSTHPDLIPAARRIANGSRFTNPTRQGKAVKAVMTWPITIKK, from the coding sequence ATGCGCCTCGCTTCCATCTTTTTGGGTATTGCCATCACCGTCGTGTTATTAGCGGCGCTGGTGCTTACCCGGATGATGGTGCTTGTTTCACCGGAGGTGGAATATGAAATTCGGGAGGTGGATACCGTGACCTTGCCTGAACCTCCGCCTCCGCCTGCAGAGGAGCCAGTGACAGATGATGCTCCTCCGCCACCCCCGCCGGCACTGGCTGATTTAACCGCGCTGCCGGACGTGCAGTTGCCTGCGGTGCCAGTATCTCAGGTGAAGATCGACCCGACAACCGCGGTGGACGCCTTTTTTACCGATCAGCCACCCTCGCCCTTGCCTCAACCGACAGCTCCCCGCAAGCAGGTGAAAGGGCCAAAAAAATCAGCACGTCCGTCACCGCAGGTGAATGTAAGGCCGAAAGTGAAATCCCAGTACTCCTTGGGCGAGCTCGACCAAAAACCTCGCCTGCTGCGTAACCCGTCGGTTACCTTTCCCCGAAGCATCCGCAACGCCTCAAGTGGTCGTGTCGTTGTTCGGGTTACCATTCTACCTTCCGGCAAGAGTCAGTTTTTATCTGTCGTTTCTTCGACCCATCCGGATTTGATTCCAGCGGCCCGGCGTATCGCCAACGGCTCACGTTTTACCAATCCCACCCGCCAGGGGAAGGCTGTTAAGGCCGTTATGACCTGGCCTATTACGATTAAGAAATAA
- a CDS encoding ExbD/TolR family protein encodes MRRFRHFTSSDSTSEINISPLIDVVFILLIFFIVTTVFVDEAGVEVNKPRAASSEDLEKNAILIAVTANGRVYQGGRNIGVGGVRSVIAALLEGDEEMPVIIQGDADANHGTIVKVIDAAKIAGAKSVSLATVK; translated from the coding sequence ATGCGCCGATTTCGACATTTTACATCGAGTGATTCCACCTCGGAAATCAATATTTCCCCCTTGATTGATGTGGTCTTTATTTTGCTGATCTTTTTTATTGTGACAACGGTGTTTGTCGATGAAGCCGGAGTGGAGGTGAATAAACCGAGAGCGGCTTCGTCTGAGGATTTGGAAAAAAATGCGATTCTCATCGCGGTGACGGCCAATGGTCGAGTCTATCAAGGAGGTCGGAATATTGGAGTAGGAGGCGTGCGTAGTGTGATTGCGGCACTACTCGAGGGGGATGAGGAAATGCCCGTGATTATCCAAGGTGATGCCGACGCCAACCACGGGACGATCGTCAAGGTCATTGACGCGGCAAAAATTGCCGGGGCCAAATCCGTAAGTCTCGCCACCGTAAAGTAA
- a CDS encoding MotA/TolQ/ExbB proton channel family protein: MLTELQNVLNQGGAVLWGLLLLGVGLYSMLAATWFGLWQVKKEVRVELFTRQEGEGNRSLVRKFAIFELDRLAWVERRLPFIGVLAGAAPLAGLLGTVSGMLVTFSGLATASEAQPIDRISVGISEALITTQAGLLIAIPAAFLLALLRSQTQSTHAQLQQHLHQSLAASPNHSGCSVPPPQPALSE, translated from the coding sequence ATGCTGACAGAATTACAGAACGTGTTGAACCAAGGCGGTGCCGTCTTGTGGGGTCTTCTGTTGTTAGGCGTCGGGCTTTACTCCATGTTGGCAGCTACCTGGTTTGGTTTGTGGCAGGTGAAAAAGGAGGTGCGTGTTGAATTGTTTACGCGTCAAGAAGGTGAGGGGAACCGAAGCCTTGTGCGTAAATTTGCCATTTTTGAATTGGATCGTCTTGCCTGGGTAGAGAGGCGCTTGCCCTTTATCGGCGTCCTGGCTGGCGCCGCGCCACTGGCTGGTTTGTTAGGAACGGTTTCGGGGATGTTGGTCACTTTTTCAGGTTTGGCGACAGCGAGTGAAGCTCAGCCGATTGATCGTATTTCTGTCGGAATCTCAGAGGCGTTGATTACGACCCAGGCAGGTCTTTTAATTGCCATTCCTGCGGCGTTTCTTTTGGCTCTTTTACGTAGTCAGACCCAGTCGACACACGCCCAGCTCCAGCAGCACCTGCATCAATCATTGGCTGCTTCTCCGAATCATTCGGGGTGTTCCGTTCCTCCTCCTCAGCCTGCTCTTTCCGAATAA